Within Micromonospora parathelypteridis, the genomic segment TCGGTGGCGTCGGTGACGACGGTGGCGTTCTTCGGACCGCCGGGCAGGTAGCCGACCTGGTTGACGCGCACCCGTGGCCCGGTGTCCGGCTCGTACGGCTCGGGTGGTTCACCGCCGCGCAGCGAGACGTCGTCCAGGCAGACGGTCTGCGTCTCGGCGCTGCCGCCGACCTGGAAGATCAGTTGGGCGCTGGGGTTGCCGTCCGGGACGGTGAAGGTCTGCTCGACCCGTTGGGCGGTGCCGGTCGCGGTGGCGTCCACGGCCGCGTACGTGGTGTAGGGGGCGGTGCCGAGTTGCAGTACGGCCTTGACCGCGGTGCCGGGGGTGGCGGAGACGGCGAAGCCGAGGGTGTATTCGGCGCCGGCGACCAGCGGCACCCCGTCCTGGCCGATACCGGCGTCCCAGGGGTTGGCCAGCCCGCCGGCGACGGTGGTGCAGAGCCGCCCGTCGGTGACGGCGAGCGGGCCGGTGCCGTAGGAGAACCAGGGGGTCACTCCGGCGCTGAAATCGCCGTTGTCGATCTGCTCGGGGGCGTCCGGTGGCGGGTCGGCATGGGCCGCGCCGGCGCCCGCGCCGGTGAGGGCCAGGGTGGTCGCCGCGGCCAGCAGGAGGCGGCGTCGGGATGGCGTCACGGGGAGTCCTTCCGGGACGGGAAGTGGGACGGTGGGGGTGGTCGATTCCTGGGAGCGCTCCCAGGTATCGGCTCGATGTTTCCAGCGTCGGTTCGTCATGTCAATTGATCTGGTTGGATGGCTTTTGGCGTCCGACGAGGGCGGCCAGCCCTCCAGGGGGCGCCGACGCGCCGACGCGGGGGACGTGAGATTGGCCGCGCCACGCGCCGTCGTCCTGATCTCCTAGAGACAACTGCGCCCTTCGCCTGGCAGGCTGCCTCCCATGACCCTGAAGCTGCGTTCCGTGGGAACGAGCGACCGTGGGCTGATCCGCAGCGGAAACCAGGACGCCCTGCACGCCGGCAACTGGCTCGTCGCCGTCGCCGACGGCATGGGCGGGATGGCAGCCGGCGACCTGGCCAGTGCCCTCACCATCGACGCGGTCGCCCCGCTGGACGTGGAAACCCCCGAGGACGCCCTGGTCGCCGCGCTCGAAGGTGGCATCGCGCTGGCCACCTCCCGAATCCGCCAGGCGGTCACCGAGGATCCCGAGCGCCAGGGCATGGGCACCACACTGACCGCCCTGCTCTTCGCCCGTACCGGCAGCTGCCTGGCCCTCGCGCACGTCGGCGACTCCCGGGCCTACCTGTTCCGCGAGGGCGTGCTCAAGCAGATCACCCGGGACGACACGTTCGTCCAGATGCTGGTGGACCAGGGCGTGATAACCCCCGACCAGGCCAGCAGTCACCCGCGCCGAGCAGTCGTCACCCAGGCGCTGCAGGGCGACGAGGTCACGCCGTCGTACTCCACGATGGTGCCCCGGGTCGGCGACCGGTGGCTGCTGTGCAGCGACGGCCTCTCCAACGTCGTCCGCCCGGACACCCTCACCGAGGTGCTGACCGACTACCCGGATCGGGCCGCCTGCACGGGCAAGCTGATAGACCTGGCACTGCACGCCGGCGCACCGGACAACGTCACAGTGGTGGTCGCCGACGTTCTGGAGGAGTAGGCCGGCGCTCAGCGTCGGCGTGGTGTGGCGTGCCGGGTGGGCGTCGCCGTCACCGGATCCTCCGGCCACGGGTGCCGGGGATAGCGCCCGCGCAACTCGGCACGGACCTGCGGGTAGCCGGTGCGCCAGAACGACGCCAGATCAGCGGTGACCGCCACCGGCCGGCCCGCGGGGGAGAGCAGGTGCAGCAGCACCGGCGCCCGCCCGTCGCCGACACGGGGTGCCGTCGACCAGCCGAACGTCTCCTGAAGCTTCACCGCGAGCACCGGCGCGACCGGGTCGGTGTAGTCCACCCGGACCCGAGAGCCACTCGGCACCTCGATCCGCTCCGGGGCCAGCTCGTCCAGGCGGGCGGCCTGCGCCCAGGGCAGCAGCCGGCGCAGCGCCGACGTGACGTCCACCCGGGCCAGGTCGGCGCGGCGCCGGCCGGCGGCCAACTCCGGGCCCAGCCAGGTCGGCGCGGCGTCGAACAACGCCTCGTCGCCGACCTCCGGCCACGGGTCACCCAGGTGGTGCCGGAGGAACGCGAGCCGCTCGCGCAGTGCCCGCGCCGCCGGCGTCCAGGTCAGCAAACCCAGCCCTTCCTGGCGAAGACCGGTCAGCAACGCCGCCGCGACCTCCGCCCGGTCCGGCCGGTCCAGCCGCCGCTGGAGCAGCTCGATCGCGCCCAGCCGGGTCACCTCCCGCGCCACCACGTCACCGTCGGACCAGCCGACCTCGCGGCTCGTGCGCAGCAGCGGGCCGGCCGCCTCCCGGGCCGTCGCCTCGTCCACCGGCGAGGCCCGGCGGATCCGGGCCGACGGCGTGCCGGGGGTGCGGTCCGCGACGGCCACCGCCAGCCAGTCGGATCCGGCCAGCCCCGACCCGGCCGCCAGCTCCGCGGCGGTCCCGCCGGTCATCAGGTACGCCGATCCGCCCGGCCGTCGCACCCGCGCCAACCGTTCCGGGTACGCCAGACCGACGAGCAACCCGGCGGCGAGATCGTCGCTCAGCCCACCCGAGCCGGCTCGTCCCCCGATCGCCGGGCCGCCCGCTCGGTCGGTTCGGCTGCTGTCGGATCGGCCGTCGGGCGGGGAGCCGGCGGGCAGCGCGGCGCGCAGCCGGCGTACCTCGGTGCGCCAGCGGGCGGTCGCGCCCGCGTCGACGCCGGCGCGCAGCCGACGCCAGCCGGCGACCAGGTCGTCACCGGGGCCGGCCGCGCTCTCCTCGGCGAGCAGGGCGACGACCTCGGCGGCCCGGTCGGCGCCGACCCGACCGGCGCCGTCGAGCAGCGCCCGGGCCAGCCTCGGGTGCGCGCCGGCGGCGGCGATCGACCGACCGCGTGCGGTGATCCGACCGTCGGCGTCGACCGCGCCCAGGGTTCGCAGGGTGTCCCGGGCCACCGTCATCGCGGCGACGGGCGGCACGTCGGGCAGCGCGAGCCCGACGCCGTCCGACTGGCCCCAGGCGGCCAGCTCCAGCGCGAAGCCGGTCAGGTCGGCGGTGGCGACCTCCGGCTCGGCCCGGGCGGGCAGCCGCTCGTGGGTCGCCGCGGACCAGCAGCGATAGACGTACCCGGGGGCCTCCCGGCCAGCCCGGCCAGCCCGCTGGGTGGCGGCGGCCCGGGAGACCGGCACGGTGACGAGCGCACCGAGTCCGCGGGCCAGGTCGATGCGGGGCACCCGGGACAGTCCGGCGTCCACCACGACCCGTACACCCGGGACGGTCAGGCTGGTCTCGGCCAGCGCGGTGGCCAGCACCACCCGCCGCCGGTCAGCGGGACGCAGCGCAGCGTCCTGCTCGGAGCCGCGTTGACGGCCGTGCAGCGGCAGCAGCGCCACGGTGTCCCGCAGGTCGCTTAGCCGCCCGGTGACCGCCGCGATCTCGCCGGCCCCGGGCAGGAAGACCAGCACGTCGCCGTCGTGCTCGCGCAGTGCCCGGCGAACGGTGGCGGCCACGTGGTCGAGCAGGGCCCGGTCCACCGGCCCGGCCCCGGGCGGGGCGATCGGGCGTGCCGGCGGTGCCCAGATCCGCTGCACCGCGTGCAGCGCCGAGTCGGCCCGTACCACCGGGGCCGGGACGGACCCGCCGAGCAACGCGGCGAACCGGTCGGTGTCCGGGGTCGCCGACATCGCCAGCAGCCACAGGTCCGGCCGGAGGGTGGCTCGGGCCTCCACAGTGAAGGCCAGCGCGAGGTCCGCGTCGAGCTGACGTTCGTGGACCTCGTCGAGCAGCACGGCGCCGGTGCCGGGCAGTTCCGGGTCGTGGTGCAGCCGCCGGACCAGCAGGCCGGTGGTGACCACCTCCACCCGCGTTGCCGGGCCGACCCGGCGCTCACCGCGGACCGCGTATCCGACGCGTTCGCCGACCCGCTCGCCGAGCAGCTCCGCCATCCGTCGTGCGGCGGCACGGGCCGCCACCCGGCGGGGTTGGGCGATCACCACCCGACCGGTCACCCGGTCGGCCACGGCCAGCGGCGCGAGAGTGGTCTTGCCGGTGCCCGGTGGGGCGACCAGGACGCCGGTCCCGGCCGCGTCGAGCGCCGCGACCAGCGTCGGCAGCACCGGGCGTACCGGCAGGTCCAGGGTTACGTCGGAGAGCACGGCCCAGTCTCGCACCGGCGCGGGCGCCTCACTGGCGACGGACCTCGCCGACGCCGAGCACGAAGGCCCGCCAGGCCACCGGGCCGAAGGCGAGCACCGGGCCGGAGCGGTCCTTGCTGTCCCGGACAGCGACCTGACCGCTGGTCGTCGCGACCTCCACGCAGTTGCCGTTGCCACTGCTGCGCGCGCTGGTGCGCCAGTCTGCTCGGGTCAGGTCGTACGCCGTCATCCCCGTTACCTCTCGTCTGCGTCGGCGTGCCGCAGAAGCGGTCACGCAAAGTTACGAGAAGCATCCTCGAGGCGGGTCAACGACGCCGCTGGATCGAGCGCCATCCGGCACAGCTCCTCGTGCAGAAGGCTATACCCGAGCACATGATCGGCATCC encodes:
- a CDS encoding DUF397 domain-containing protein; the protein is MTAYDLTRADWRTSARSSGNGNCVEVATTSGQVAVRDSKDRSGPVLAFGPVAWRAFVLGVGEVRRQ
- the hrpB gene encoding ATP-dependent helicase HrpB, with the protein product MLSDVTLDLPVRPVLPTLVAALDAAGTGVLVAPPGTGKTTLAPLAVADRVTGRVVIAQPRRVAARAAARRMAELLGERVGERVGYAVRGERRVGPATRVEVVTTGLLVRRLHHDPELPGTGAVLLDEVHERQLDADLALAFTVEARATLRPDLWLLAMSATPDTDRFAALLGGSVPAPVVRADSALHAVQRIWAPPARPIAPPGAGPVDRALLDHVAATVRRALREHDGDVLVFLPGAGEIAAVTGRLSDLRDTVALLPLHGRQRGSEQDAALRPADRRRVVLATALAETSLTVPGVRVVVDAGLSRVPRIDLARGLGALVTVPVSRAAATQRAGRAGREAPGYVYRCWSAATHERLPARAEPEVATADLTGFALELAAWGQSDGVGLALPDVPPVAAMTVARDTLRTLGAVDADGRITARGRSIAAAGAHPRLARALLDGAGRVGADRAAEVVALLAEESAAGPGDDLVAGWRRLRAGVDAGATARWRTEVRRLRAALPAGSPPDGRSDSSRTDRAGGPAIGGRAGSGGLSDDLAAGLLVGLAYPERLARVRRPGGSAYLMTGGTAAELAAGSGLAGSDWLAVAVADRTPGTPSARIRRASPVDEATAREAAGPLLRTSREVGWSDGDVVAREVTRLGAIELLQRRLDRPDRAEVAAALLTGLRQEGLGLLTWTPAARALRERLAFLRHHLGDPWPEVGDEALFDAAPTWLGPELAAGRRRADLARVDVTSALRRLLPWAQAARLDELAPERIEVPSGSRVRVDYTDPVAPVLAVKLQETFGWSTAPRVGDGRAPVLLHLLSPAGRPVAVTADLASFWRTGYPQVRAELRGRYPRHPWPEDPVTATPTRHATPRRR
- a CDS encoding PP2C family protein-serine/threonine phosphatase, which translates into the protein MTLKLRSVGTSDRGLIRSGNQDALHAGNWLVAVADGMGGMAAGDLASALTIDAVAPLDVETPEDALVAALEGGIALATSRIRQAVTEDPERQGMGTTLTALLFARTGSCLALAHVGDSRAYLFREGVLKQITRDDTFVQMLVDQGVITPDQASSHPRRAVVTQALQGDEVTPSYSTMVPRVGDRWLLCSDGLSNVVRPDTLTEVLTDYPDRAACTGKLIDLALHAGAPDNVTVVVADVLEE